A stretch of DNA from Thermanaerosceptrum fracticalcis:
AAAACTTATCAGGCACAGCAAAGCGGGCTGGTATAACCGGCGCGCTTTGTTCATTTAAGCCGCCCTAAATCATGGTTCTAAAAAAAAGAGGTGGACAATAAAATAGGTTAGAAGGAAAAAAAGGAGGGTTTTCGATGGAAGTGGGCGTCATATTAGCGACTCTTTTGTTGCTCGTCATGTTGTTTTTTATAATACGCCTGGTTGTAGGGCCTTTAAAGGTGTTAAGCCGGCTTTTTGTGAATTGCGCAATAGCCCTTGTGGCGCTTATTGTCATTAATTTTATAGGCAGTTACATAGGCATTCATTTGCCTATCAATCCTGTCAGTGTAATTGGTATCGGTATTTTGGGAATTCCGGGCCTTTTACTGTTCGCTTTTCTAAGTTATCTCTTTATTTGAGTTTTCTCTACAGGCATGATGTATTTATGTATACAATTTTTTACTAATACAAAAAGACAGTTAGTCCTTGACGTAAATGGGAAAATTAAATATACTTTATTCTGTACATAATAAATAAGAATGCTTCTCAGCTTCTCTCGGGTTGCTGGAAATTGGCATCCCTTTTTTTATGTGCAAAAGAGGTCCTCATCAAAATAATTACCCTCTGCTTGCGGGATAATATTTCCAATAGTCCTGTGTTTTTTTGGAAGATGTGGTGTTTATTTGAAGGGGGTGTTAAGCATCACCAGTAAAATAGCAGAGGCCTTTATTGGCGAATACGCCAGCGGTAAAAGTGAAGTAGCCCTGAACCGTGCTTTATCCCTGCTCAATGAAGGGAGGAAACCCGTGACCCTGGTTGACCTGGATTTGGTGGAACCTTTCTACACTTTGCGGCCCATCAAAAAGAAGCTGGAGGAGAAAGGTTTAGAAGTGATCGCCTGGGAAACGAGCAAAACCATGGGATTGGGTGAAGCGGGGACCCTGCTGAAGCCGGAAATGCGCTGGGCTTTAAAAAGACCGGGTGACGTTATCCTGGACATTGGCTACGGTGTTGAAGGGGCAAAAAAAATCAGGCTTGTAGAGGATGCAAGAGAAAGCGGACTGAAGATCTACGTTGTTACTAACATAGCCCGTCCTATTACCGGGGATGTGGAGAACATTGTGGAATATGTGAAAACCCTGGGACATGTGGATGGAGTAATTAATAATTCTCATCTTGGAGATGATACAGATGTCGAAATTATCCAGGAGGGAGCAAAGGTTGTAACGGAAGCGGCCCGAGTGCTGGGGCTGCCGGTCATTTGGACAACCGTGGAAGCCAGGTTCGTTCCTCTCATTGGTGTTAAAGACATTATGGGAAATCCTGTTTTCCCCTTGGTTCGTTACATGAACCGCAGTTTTTGGTGATATAGGCTTTTGCCTATCCAATAGATAAAAATACCAGGAGGTGTTTCTTTTTATGGCAGACAAGCCTGTTCAAGGTGAAAAGAGAGTGTTTATGACTGGAAATGAGGTAGTAGCTTGGGCAGCTCTGGCAGCAGAGGCTGATATTATGTATGGCTACCCCATTACCCCACAAAACGAGGTAATGCATTATTGGACACGTTTAGCTCCTAAATACGGAAGAAAGTTCTTGCAGACCGAAGATGAAATCTCCGCAGGATTTACTACAGTAGGTGGTGTACTGTCCGGCAAGAGAGCCTTTACCGCTACAGCCGGTCCTGGAAACACCCTGATGCAGGAATCCATGTCCATGGCAGAAATGATGAGAATTCCCACTGTGCTCGTGGTACAGCAGCGTGGGGGGCCATCCACCGCTACCGTTATTTATTCCCAGCAGGAAGTGACTATGACCTGTTACGGCGGTAACGGTGAAGGTTTGCGTATCGTCTATTCCACCGGTTCTCACCAGGAACTCTATGATTACACTATTAAAGCCTTCAACACTGCCTGGAAGTATCGTTTCCCCACTTTCGTACTGGGTGACGGATATCAGGCTAAAATGAGAGAATCTCTCTATATCTATGATCCCGCCATTAAAGGTATTGAAATGGTTAAAACCTATCCTTTCTTAGGCTCTGAGGGAATGCCCGGTACGGACCGTGACCCCAACCACCTGAGAAACACATACAATACCGAAGAAGAACTTTACGAAGTAGTTAAAGAACTGGTAGCCGAATATGAAAAAGTTGCTCCTGAAATTGTAGAATACCAAGAATTTAATACCGATGATGCTGATGTACTTATTGTAGCCCATGGTGTGGTTACACGGGCTGCTCAAGCGGCTGTTAAACTTTTGCGCAGTCAAGGCATTAAGGCAGGGCACTTCCGTCCCGTAACTCTGCGTCCTTTTGCCGCGAAAGAGCTGAAGGCAGCCGCCGACAGTGCTAAAAAGCTGATTGTTGTTGAATCTGCTCAAGGACAGTTACAAAAACTAGTTAAGGATGCTATCTATGGTTCTACCACACCTATGGAAGGTTATTTCAAACCCGGCCAAGGTATTACTGCCGAAGAGATAGTTGACTACGTTAAAAAGGGAATGTAATTTGAGGAAGGGGGTTTTCTTATGAGTATGGTACCTAATATGCCAAAATCTTGGCGCGCCGAAACAAAACCGCATAAGTTTTGCCCTGGCTGCGGCCACGGTTTAGTTTTAAAAGCATTGGGTGAAGCGATCGATGAATTAGGAATTCAGGATAGAGTGGTTTTTGGTTGTGATATAGGCTGCTCCCTCTTAGCCTGGGACTTCTTTAACTGTGATACTGTACAAACCCACCATGGCAGAACTACTCCGGTGGTAACCGGTGTAAAGCGGGCACGTCCCGACAGAATTTGTATTGCTTACATGGGTGACGGCGGCGGCTATGCCATCGGTTCTCAGCACTTAGTAAACGCTGCTGCCAGGAACGAAAAGGTTACAGCTATCCTGGTCAACAACTGTAACTATGGTATGACCGGCGGACAAATGGCGCCTACCACCTTACCTGAAATGAAAACGGAAACAAGCCCTTATGGTCGTGATCCTGAAGAGACAGGTTATCCTACCCAGGGGCCCGAAATGGTAGCCGCTATTACCAGGGAAGGGGCTTATGTAGCCCGCGGTACCGTAGCCAACCTGCGCCAGCTCAAGGGTTATATCAAAAAGGCACTGCAGAATCAGATCGATGGCAATGGATTTTCTTTCGTAGAAGCACTTTCCGGTTGTCCTACCAACTGGAGTACTAATGCCAAAGAAACATGGGCTTTCATTGAAGAAACTATGCCCAAGTACTTTAAAGTGGGCGAATTGAAAGTTCCTGCGAAAAAGGAGGAATAGTAAATGGCTAAAACCGTTAAACTAGCGCTGGCCGGTGAAGGTGGCCAAGGTGTTCAGTCCGTAGCAGGAATTATTGTAGAAGCTGCCAATGACGCAGGGCGTGAAGCCCTCTACATCCCAAACTTCGGGGTAGAGCAGCGCGGTGGCGTATCCGTAGCATTCTGCCAGATCTCCGATGAAAAAGTCGGCTCCCCCAAATTTGTGCACGCCGACCTGGTCATTGCCCTTTCCGACCGGGCCGTACGCCGCACCAAGCAATATGTTAACGAAAATACTGTTTTTGTGTACGATGCTTCCATCGAAGGCATAGAGAATGATTTACCTACTAATGCCAAGAAGGTTCTGGCTATTCCCGCTTTGGAAGTAGCCAAAAAAGAACTGCATCCTCGGGTCTTTAACGTGATCATCATGGGTGCTGCCATTGGCGCTACAAACGTTATCGAAATGGATCAAGCCAAAAAGGCCATTGAAAAGAAATTAGGGTACAAATTTGAACAAGATCCTAAATTAAGAGAAATGAACTTTAAGGCCTTGGAAAGAGGAGCCGAACTGGTTAAAGGATTACTGTAAGTGGTAAGGAGGAGATAAGATGACTACCAGTGCCTATAAAATGCTGCAGGTAGATACAAACAAAGCCCTGTTCACCATTTTTACCGGCCTGTGTAAGGGCTGTGGGCTCTGCATGCAGAAGTGCCCCGTAAAAACTCTTGAGTGGTCAGATGCCCTTGGTGTTTATGGTACACCGGCAGTACAGCCTAGAAATGCAGAAGAATGTACAGGATGCGGTATGTGTTCTATCGTGTGCCCTGACTGTGCCATCGTGATCGAGCGCAAGAAAAAAGCATAACAAGAGGCCGGGGAATTCCCCGGCCTCTTGAGTTAATTCATTTACCAAAACATAACATTGACAATGGGTTTAAGCCTGTGATACTATATAAAAGTCGCTGTGACAACGTGAAAAACTTGTTAAAGCGACCAGGATTTAGTTGGTAGTGGGAGACCACAAAAACCAGCTGAATCTAACAACCAACAACTGACAACTGGGGTTACCAAAAAGTGGACGGTTGACAAAAGTCGACTGGACATGATAGAATGAGATTCCGCTCGCAAGAGCGGAAAATAAGTTGCTAGTTCACAGTTACTAGTCACTGGTGAAAAGAGATGACCAGAGAGGTCAGCTAAACACTAGGAACTAATAACTAATAACTAATAACTAATAACTAGTAACTAATAACCAAAACAACTCGCGGACGTTGTCCGCGGAGGTCCTTGAAAACTGAACAGTTGAGAGCGAGCGTCTTGTTCAATTCAAATGAAGTAATTAGTGATTCAAGAGCTAATCAAACGCCAAAGAGTAAGTGCCTGGTTACTAATGACTAGTAACCGGTAACTAATAACTTTTATTGGAGAGTTTGATCCTGGCTCAGGACGAACGCTGGCGGCGTGCCTAACACATGCAAGTCGAACGGTCCGGCACTCAACTTTTAGTTGAGAGCCGGATAGTGGCGGACGGGTGAGTAACACGTGGATAATCTGCCTGTGACCCTGGGATAACACCGTGAAAATGGTGCTAATACCGGACAGCTTCGTTGGAGCGCATGCTTAGATGAAGAAAGGAGAAATCCGGTCACAGATGAGTCCGCGGCTGATTAGCTAGTTGGTGAGGTAAAGGCTCACCAAGGCGACGATCAGTAGCCGGCCTGAGAGGGTGGACGGCCACACTGGGACTGAGACACGGCCCAGACTCCTACGGGAGGCAGCAGTGGGGAATCTTCCGCAATGGGCGAAAGCCTGACGGAGCAACGCCGCGTGGGTGAAGAAGGCCTTCGGGTTGTAAAGCCCTGTCTTATGGGAAGAAGAAAGTGACGGTACCATAGGAGGAAGCCACGGCTAACTACGTGCCAGCAGCCGCGGTAATACGTAGGTGGCAAGCGTTGTCCGGAATCACTGGGCGTAAAGGGCGCGTAGGCGGTTAATTAAGTCAGATGTGAAATATCCGGGCTTAACCTGGAGGGTGCATCTGATACTGGATAACTTGAGTGCAGGAGAGGGCAGTGGAATTCCTAGTGTAGCGGTGAAATGCGTAGATATTAGGAGGAACACCAGTGGCGAAGGCGGCTGCCTGGACTGTAACTGACGCTGAGGCGCGAAAGCGTGGGGAGCAAACAGGATTAGATACCCTGGTAGTCCACGCCGTAAACGATGGGTACTAGGTGTAGGAGGTATCGACCCCTTCTGTGCCGGAGTTAACACAATAAGTACCCCGCCTGGGGAGTACGGCCGCAAGGTTGAAACTCAAAGGAATTGACGGGGGCCCGCACAAGCGGTGGAGCATGTGGTTTAATTCGACGCAACGCGAAGAACCTTACCAGGTCTTGACATCCCCTGATAGTCTAAGAGATTAGATGTTCTGTCTTCGGACAGACAGGGAGACAGGTGGTGCATGGTTGTCGTCAGCTCGTGTCGTGAGATGTTGGGTTAAGTCCCGCAACGAGCGCAACCCTTATCTTTAGTTGCCAGCACTTAAAGGTGGGCACTCTAGAGAGACTGCCGGTGACAAACCGGAGGAAGGTGGGGATGACGTCAAATCATCATGCCCTTTATGACCTGGGCTACACACGTGCTACAATGGCCTGTACAAAGGGTAGCGAAGCCGTGAGGCGGAGCCAATCCCAAAAAGCAGGTCTCAGTTCGGATTGCAGGCTGCAACTCGCCTGCATGAAGTCGGAATCGCTAGTAATCGCGGATCAGCACGCCGCGGTGAATACGTTCCCGGGCCTTGTACACACCGCCCGTCACACCACGAAAGTCTGCAACACCCGAAGCCGATGGAGCAACCCGGCACTCAATTGGATAAAAAGCGTAGAAGGAGAAGCCATAAAAGGGCAAAGCAACAACCTTCGAAAGAGATTTATCCAGTTGAGTGCCGGGAGCAAGTCGTCGAAGGTGGGGCCGATGATTGGGGTGAAGTCGTAACAAGGTAGCCGTATCGGAAGGTGCGGCTGGATCACCTCCTTTCTAAGGAGCATCTCAAAACGACATCCGAAAGCCGACATCCGACATCCGGAAGGAGAGGGAACGGCACGTGGATGACGAGAGCATCCTAGGTCGATGACGCAAGACTCAACTGTTTAGTTTTCAGGGACCAAGCGCCCTAAGGGCGCAGTTCCCGTTAGTTACCAGTTCCTAGTTACTAGTGCAAAGGGACCCGAAAGGGAAACTTGGAACTAATAACTAGTAACTAATAACTCACCAGCAAAGCTGGTGTGTGCCGTTCTTTGAAAACTACACAGAGGAGAAAGCAGTAAAGACACCGAGAACAAAAATCTCAGGTAGGAAACTGAGGATTCGACTACCGACATCCGACAGCCGACTAAACATTGGAAGGCGGAAATCGGAAAGCGGAAGTCGTGACCGAAGAGGAATACTAGAGAGCAAAAAGAAGTAGGTCAAGCTACTAAGGGCATACGGTGGATGCCTGGGCGCTAAGAGACGAAGAAGGGCGTGGTAAGCTGCGAAAAGCTACGGTGAGCCGCAAGCAGGCGTAGACCCGTAGATACCCGAATGGGGCAACCCGGCCGGAGTAATATCCGGCTATCGTACACCGAATAAATAAGTGTACGAGGACAACCCAGGGAACTGAAACATCTAAGTACCTGGAGGAGAAGAAAGAAACATCGATTCCCCGAGTAGCGGCGAGCGAAAAGGGAAGAGCCTAAACCCGGCACTCAACTGAGTGCAAACAAAAACTGGTGAGACTGGACAAAGAAACAGCATAAAAAACATTTCCAGTCTGGAACCGAAGTTGGCATTGAGTTGAGTGCCGGGGGTCGTGGGACTTCCGCAAAGCATGGGGAGTCTAGCCGAAGCGGTCTGGAAAGGCCCATCAGAGAAGGTAACAATCCTGTAGGCGAAAGACAGAACATGTGGGAAGGATCCCGAGTACCGCGAAGCACGTGAAATTTCGCGGGAATCAGCGAGGACCATCTCGTAAGGCTAAATACTCCTTAGCGACCGATAGCGCATAGTACCGTGAGGGAAAGGTGAAAAGAACCCCGGGAGGGGAGTGAAAAAGAACCTGAAACCGTATGCTTACAAGCAATCAGAGCCCGGCACTCAACTCTGCTTATCAGGAGTGAGAGAATGTACTACGTGTACTAATCAAAAATGAGCGAGATGAAACCTACATTGGATTCAGCTCAAACCTAAGAAAAAGATTAGAATACCACAATAAGGGTATGAACCAATCAACACGTGGACATAAATGGGAACTCATCTATTACGAGGCATACAAATCAGAACAAGATGCACGTGATAGAGAAACGACTCTAAAAGAATCGAGTCAAGCAAAGCGATGGTTAAAAGAAAGACTAAAGCGAAGTATGACTCTTGGTAAATAGAGTTGAGTGCCGGGTGATGGTGTGCCTTTTGTAGAATGAACTGGCGAGTTGCGGCAGCAAGCGAGGTTAAAGTGAGAAGCTGGAGCCGAAGCGAAAGCGAGTCTGAAAAGGGCGAGATAGTTTGTTGTCGCAGACCCGAAACCGGGTGATCTACCCATGTCCAGGGTGAAGCGTAAGTAAAATTACGTGGAGGCCCGAACCAACCGTCGTTGAAAAGGCG
This window harbors:
- a CDS encoding pro-sigmaK processing inhibitor BofA family protein produces the protein MEVGVILATLLLLVMLFFIIRLVVGPLKVLSRLFVNCAIALVALIVINFIGSYIGIHLPINPVSVIGIGILGIPGLLLFAFLSYLFI
- a CDS encoding 2-oxoacid:acceptor oxidoreductase family protein — encoded protein: MAKTVKLALAGEGGQGVQSVAGIIVEAANDAGREALYIPNFGVEQRGGVSVAFCQISDEKVGSPKFVHADLVIALSDRAVRRTKQYVNENTVFVYDASIEGIENDLPTNAKKVLAIPALEVAKKELHPRVFNVIIMGAAIGATNVIEMDQAKKAIEKKLGYKFEQDPKLREMNFKALERGAELVKGLL
- a CDS encoding 4Fe-4S dicluster domain-containing protein, translating into MTTSAYKMLQVDTNKALFTIFTGLCKGCGLCMQKCPVKTLEWSDALGVYGTPAVQPRNAEECTGCGMCSIVCPDCAIVIERKKKA
- a CDS encoding transketolase C-terminal domain-containing protein; its protein translation is MADKPVQGEKRVFMTGNEVVAWAALAAEADIMYGYPITPQNEVMHYWTRLAPKYGRKFLQTEDEISAGFTTVGGVLSGKRAFTATAGPGNTLMQESMSMAEMMRIPTVLVVQQRGGPSTATVIYSQQEVTMTCYGGNGEGLRIVYSTGSHQELYDYTIKAFNTAWKYRFPTFVLGDGYQAKMRESLYIYDPAIKGIEMVKTYPFLGSEGMPGTDRDPNHLRNTYNTEEELYEVVKELVAEYEKVAPEIVEYQEFNTDDADVLIVAHGVVTRAAQAAVKLLRSQGIKAGHFRPVTLRPFAAKELKAAADSAKKLIVVESAQGQLQKLVKDAIYGSTTPMEGYFKPGQGITAEEIVDYVKKGM
- a CDS encoding thiamine pyrophosphate-dependent enzyme; its protein translation is MSMVPNMPKSWRAETKPHKFCPGCGHGLVLKALGEAIDELGIQDRVVFGCDIGCSLLAWDFFNCDTVQTHHGRTTPVVTGVKRARPDRICIAYMGDGGGYAIGSQHLVNAAARNEKVTAILVNNCNYGMTGGQMAPTTLPEMKTETSPYGRDPEETGYPTQGPEMVAAITREGAYVARGTVANLRQLKGYIKKALQNQIDGNGFSFVEALSGCPTNWSTNAKETWAFIEETMPKYFKVGELKVPAKKEE